One genomic segment of Hordeum vulgare subsp. vulgare chromosome 2H, MorexV3_pseudomolecules_assembly, whole genome shotgun sequence includes these proteins:
- the LOC123424745 gene encoding 60S ribosomal protein L22-2-like produces MARGAATAAAAAKGKKKGSVSFVIDCTKPVEDKIMEIASLEKFLQERIKVAGGKAGNLGDSVTVTRDKSKVTVTSDGAFSKRYLKYLTKKYLKKHNVRDWLRVIAANKERNVYELRYFNIAENEGEEED; encoded by the exons ATGGCTCGcggcgcggcgacggcggcggcggctgccaaGGGCAAGAAGAAGGGGTCCGTCTCCTTCGTGATCGACTGCACCAAGCCCGTGGAGGACAAGATCATGGAGATCGCGTCGCTGGAGAAGTTCCTCCAGGAGCGCATCAAGGTTGCCGGCGGCAAGGCCGGGAACCTCGGCGACTCCGTCACCGTCACCCGCGACAAGAGCAAGGTCACCGTCACCTCCGACGGCGCCTTCTCCAAGAG GTACCTGAAGTACTTGACCAAGAAGTACTTGAAGAAGCACAACGTGCGGGACTGGCTTCGTGTGATCGCAGCCAACAAGGAGCGCAACGTGTACGAGCTCCGGTACTTCAACATTGCCGAGAACGAGGGCGAGGAGGAAGATTAG